Proteins found in one Brachypodium distachyon strain Bd21 chromosome 5, Brachypodium_distachyon_v3.0, whole genome shotgun sequence genomic segment:
- the LOC100830281 gene encoding nudix hydrolase 26, chloroplastic: protein MTVAASRSLILLHPISIPSSSAAVLRLPRIATVRRTLSSCSCSTSSSSADRSASPFASMDAPPQGYRTNVGICLADPSLTKIFSASRIDIPSAWQMPQGGIDEGEEPRAAAIRELREETGVRSAEIVAEAPHWVTYDFPPDVRDRLNARWGTNWKGQAQKWFLFRLTGNDDEINLMGDGSEKPEFSEWTWMTPEQVIEKAVEFKKPVYEETLKHFAPYLQSDPTASS, encoded by the exons ATGACGGTGGCGGCTTCACGGAGCCTCATTCTTCTCCACCCTATCTCCattccctcctcctccgccgccgtgctccggCTCCCCAGGATCGCCACCGTCCGCCGCACgctctcctcctgctcctgctccacctcctcctcctccgccgatcGGTCCGCATCGCCGTTCGCCTCCATGGACGCGCCGCCGCAGGGCTACCGCACCAACGTCGGCATCTGCCTCGCCGATCCCTCCCTCACCAAG ATCTTCTCCGCGTCCAGGATCGACATCCCCAGCGCGTGGCAGATGCCTCAG GGCGGTATAGATGAAGGCGAAGAGCCGCGAGCAGCTGCCATCAGGGAACTGAGGGAAGAGACCGGTGTTAGGTCCGCGGAGATCGTGGCAGAG GCCCCCCATTGGGTGACATATGATTTTCCACCGGATGTGAGAGACAGGCTGAATGCTAGGTGGGGAACCAACTGGAAGGGCCAGGCTCAGAAATG GTTTCTATTTAGACTTACTGGGAATGATGATGAGATTAACCTCATGGGTGATGGATCTGAGAAGCCTGAGTTTTCTGAGTGGACGTGGATGACACCTGAGCAAGTTATTGAGAAG GCTGTTGAATTCAAGAAACCGGTGTATGAGGAAACACTGAAGCACTTTGCCCCATATCTACAGTCAGATCCAACAGCTTCATCATAG
- the LOC100830587 gene encoding exocyst complex component EXO70A1, with amino-acid sequence MESLAQRAALLRESLGKSQAATDAVVSILGSFDSRLSALDAAMRPIQVRTHAVRTAHENIDRTLRSADVILTQFDRTREAEREIQKGPHENLQGFLDAVDRLRSIERFFSSNRSYSSSDRVLSHVNALLSKALVKMEGEFQNQLSQRSKPMEPDRLFDCLPSTLRPSSESRSEGGKHPSAGAQSENMEAVAYSPPALIEPKFIPLLAKLAQQLVQAGCQQQCAEIYSEARSSALESSLKNLGVEKLSKEEVQKMPWEILESKIGNWIHFMRIAVKLLFAGERQLCDQVFECSQSLRDKCFSAITKNSLATLLSFGEAIAMSKRSPEKLFVLLDMYEIMCELQTEIDTIFVGESCSQMRDSALSLTKCLAQTAQKTFSDFEEAVEKDATKNIHTDGTVHPLTSYVINYVKFLFDYQSTLKQLFQEFKREDGTGSELATVTMSIMQALQNNLDAKAKQYKDPALMHIFLMNNIHYIVKSVRRSEAKDLLGDDWIQRHRRIVQQNANQYRRVAWSKVLQCLSGQGLTSSGGSGQVGTDGGNSSGASRTAVKERFRSFNVLFEEIYQKQCGWSVPDSELRESLRLAVAEILLPAYRSFQKRFGPLIENSKAPGKYVKHTPEQLELFLGNLFEGKQERP; translated from the exons ATGGAGAGCCTGGCGCAgcgggcggcgctgctgcggGAGTCGCTGGGGAAGAGCCAGGCGGCCACGGATGCCGTCGTCTCCATCCTCGGCTCCTTCGACAGCCGCCTCTCCGCGCTCGACGCCGCCATGCGCCCCATCCAG GTGAGGACGCACGCGGTGCGGACGGCGCACGAGAACATCGACCGGACGCTGCGCTCCGCCGACGTGATCCTCACACAGTTCGACCGGACGCGAGAG GCAGAGCGTGAAATACAGAAAGGTCCTCATGAGAATCTTCAAGGTTTTCTAGATGCAGTGGATCGGTTGAGAAGTATCGAGCGTTTCTTTAGCTCAAATAGGAGTTACAGTAGCAGTGACCGGGTGCTCAGCCATGTGAATGCCCTCCTTTCTAAGGCCCTTGTGAAGATGGAGGGTGAATTCCAGAATCAATTGTCGCAGCGCAG CAAACCTATGGAGCCTGACCGTCTCTTCGATTGCCTTCCAAGTACACTTAGGCCATCTTCGGAATCTCGGTCTGAAGGTGGAAAACACCCATCTGCTGGCGCACAATCTGAAAATATGGAGGCTGTCGCATACAGCCCTCCTGCTCTTATTGAGCCCAAATTTATTCCTTTGCTTGCTAAATTAGCACAACAATTGGTTCAAGCTGGATGCCAACAGCAATGTGCAGAAATATACAG CGAAGCTCGTTCTTCCGCTTTAGAATCGAGTTTGAAGAACTTAGGTGTTGAGAAACTGAGTAAAGAGGAAGTGCAGAAAATGCCTTGGGAAATTTTGGAGTCCAAAATAGGGAACTGGATCCATTTCATGCGAATTGCT GTGAAACTTCTTTTTGCTGGGGAACGCCAGCTCTGTGACCAAGTCTTCGAGTGTAGCCAATCTTTGAGGGATAAGTGCTTTTCTGCAATAACCAAGAACAGTTTAGCTACTCTACTCAGCTTTGGAGAGGCAATTGCTATGAGTAAAAGGTCACCAGAGAAACTGTTTGTTCTGCTAGACATGTATGAGATAATGTGTGAACTCCAAACAGAG ATTGACACGATCTTTGTTGGAGAATCATGCTCGCAAATGCGCGACTCTGCACTCAGTCTGACAAAATGTTTAGCACAAACCGCACAGAAGACTTTCAGTGATTTTGAAGAAGCTGTTGAGAAGGACGCAACAAAGAATATTCATACTGATGGAACAGTGCATCCTTTGACGAGCTATGTGATTAACTATGTTAAGTTTTTATTTGA CTATCAATCAACCCTGAAACAGCTCTTCCAGGAGTTCAAGAGGGAAGATGGAACGGGCTCTGAGTTGGCAACTGTAACCATGAGTATTATGCAAGCTTTGCAGAATAACTTGGATGCAAAAGCAAAGCAATACAAGGATCCTGCATTGATGCACATATTTTTGATGAATAACATTCATTATATTGTCAAATCTGTCCGCAG ATCGGAAGCCAAGGATTTACTAGGTGATGATTGGATTCAGAGGCATAGAAGGATTGTGCAGCAAAATGCAAATCAATACAGAAGAGTTGCTTGGTCAAAG GTGTTACAATGCCTTTCTGGTCAAGGTTTGACTTCATCAGGAGGTAGTGGTCAAGTAGGAACCGACGGAGGCAACAGCAGCGGAGCTTCAAGAACAGCTGTAAAAGAGAG ATTCAGGTCTTTCAATGTGTTATTTGAGGAGATTTATCAAAAGCAGTGTGGCTGGTCTGTTCCAGATTCAGAGTTGCGCGAGTCACTAAGACTCGCGGTTGCAGAAATTCTGTTGCCTGCATACCGATCTTTTCAAAAGCGTTTTGG GCCTCTCATCGAGAACAGCAAAGCGCCTGGGAAATACGTCAAGCACACGCCCGAGCAACTCGAGCTATTTCTCGGTAATTTGTTCGAGGGGAAACAAGAGCGCCCCTGA
- the LOC100846358 gene encoding uncharacterized protein LOC100846358 → MGELASVSPPPPAATAAAAAVLQVVFADGDRSVDLGTVTVQPSLGVRKLQAVVADRVGGGVAPHQISACLARPRRTRRVPLDEAATPDLAAAVAREGAGCYVLASLRRSRRDRRGGGGGGGRSRRERKAAGGGGAESLMMMAAAPERTILKRLPPTDLASLASSIGPAPAMPSPSSFGAAWDYEAQLRELQRQREWYLMSTAAADPYLQGALLLPDREDLLWQQQQQPQRSSSCPECDSAAAAMRSPAFHWCVRDAVTVGFRSPVGPIERPSKKSPSPPPHQANAPARLVPSFAAGVMPVCY, encoded by the coding sequence ATGGGCGAGCTGGCGTCGGtttctcccccgccgccggcggcgactgcggcggccgcggcggtgcTGCAGGTGGTGTTCGCCGACGGCGACCGGAGCGTGGACCTGGGCACGGTCACGGTGCAGCCGTCGCTCGGGGTGCGCAAGCTGCAGGCCGTGGTGGCCGAccgcgtgggcggcggcgtcgcgccGCACCAGATCTCGGCGTGCctcgcgcgcccgcgccgcacGCGCCGCGTGCCGCTCGACGAGGCCGCCACGCCCGACCTCGCCGCGGCAGTCGCCAGGGAGGGCGCCGGGTGCTACGTGCTCGCCTCGCTCCGCCGCTCGCGCCGCGACCGCCGTGGCGGGGGCGGTGGGGGCGGACGGTCCAGGCGCGAGAGGAAGGCCGCGGGGGGTGGAGGCGCGGAGTcgctgatgatgatggcggcggcgcccgagaGGACCATCCTCAAGCGCCTCCCGCCGACGGATCTGGCCTCCCTGGCTTCCTCCATCggcccggcgccggccatgccgtcgccgtcgtcgttcGGCGCCGCCTGGGACTACGAGGCCCAGCTGCGGGAGCTCCAGCGGCAGCGCGAGTGGTACCTGATGAGCACGGCCGCCGCAGATCCGTACCTCCAGGgcgctctcctcctcccggacCGCGAGGACCTCCTCtggcaacagcagcagcagccgcagcgctcctcctcctgccccgAGTGCGATTctgccgcggcggccatgCGCTCGCCGGCCTTCCACTGGTGCGTCCGCGACGCGGTCACCGTGGGATTCCGCTCCCCGGTCGGCCCAATCGAGCGCCCCTCGAAGAAATCCCCCTCGCCTCCCCCGCATCAGGCCAACGCCCCAGCCCGCCTGGTGCCatccttcgccgccggcgtgaTGCCCGTCTGCTACTAG
- the LOC100846663 gene encoding exocyst complex component EXO70A1-like isoform X2 → MEREAVEAMLREKARRLLESISVSETARDEAAAAFASMDRRMAAVDEAMRPAQARTWSACKVHDNVVRSLRAAEAILKHLDDVHQAEPVILNGPSKGLTDYLYAVDKLRGVVSFFTSKRSCAAGDEALKNVDQLLSKAGVELEGEFSRVLSKCSKPVELEPLFNCLPSHSSAKDASEGQTNPGAACSLPTLVDPRYMSVVSKLVQKSAELGRHKQFMKIYRDIRSSTLELTLKQLGVEYVTTEEVQTMQVESLDAKVAHWIQCLQIAVKLLFPAERVLCDQIFEGQKGHCFAAATSKSLLTLLSFGEAIAKSETSPEKVFMLLDMFNATLELQSEVEVVFQGDECSGNRKSAMNLVKCLARMTKRTLGEFRDNILKDSPKSMTTDGDVHPLTSYVGNYIKFLFDYQSSLKLIFQESSIRDGTNSRLVAEITGLIHALETNLDVKAKQYKNHALGNLFLMNNIHYIVRCICSSEFKDVFGDDWIQRHRRVVQQHATQYRRVTWGKAVECLSSQGLTSSAGSATEVAPDSVANVRSFSGTTPRSVIKARFRSFNKQFEEVCQTQINWAIPDIELHDNLILMIAEILLPAYRSFLKRYRPFVENSHNASKYIKYTPEALEQALGNLFVKKPLSEQGH, encoded by the exons ATGGAGCgagaggcggtggaggcgatGCTGCGGGAGAAGGCGAGGCGTCTGCTGGAGTCGATCAGCGTCAGCGAGACGGCCCgcgacgaggccgccgccgcgttcgCCTCCATGGACCGCCGCATggccgccgtcgacgaggcGATGCGCCCCGCCCAG GCGAGGACATGGAGCGCGTGCAAGGTGCATGACAACGTGGTCAGgagcctccgcgccgccgaggccaTCCTCAAGCACCTCGACGACGTCCACCAG GCCGAGCCCGTGATACTGAATGGACCGAGCAAAGGTCTTACCGACTATCTTTACGCGGTTGATAAACTGAGAGGCGTCGTGTCCTTCTTCACTTCAAAGAGGAGCTGTGCAGCTGGTGACGAAGCACTAAAAAATGTCGACCAATTGCTCTCTAAAGCAGGTGTTGAGTTGGAGGGTGAATTCAGCAGGGTGTTATCCAAATGCAG CAAACCTGTGGAGCTCGAGCCTCTTTTCAACTGTCTTCCAAGTCATTCATCAGCCAAAGATGCTTCTGAAGGTCAGACAAATCCGGGTGCAGCCTGCTCTCTTCCTACGCTCGTCGATCCACGTTACATGTCTGTGGTCTCAAAGTTAGTTCAGAAATCAGCTGAACTTGGCCGCCACAAACAGTTTATGAAAATATACAG GGATATCCGTAGCTCGACTTTGGAACTTACCCTTAAGCAGTTGGGAGTTGAATATGTTACGACAGAAGAAGTACAGACAATGCAGGTTGAGAGCCTGGATGCTAAAGTTGCTCATTGGATCCAATGTTTGCAAATTGCG GTAAAGTTGCTTTTTCCTGCCGAACGCGTACTGTGTGATCAAATCTTTGAAGGACAGAAAGGCCATTGTTTTGCCGCAGCAACGTCCAAAAGCCTCTTGACTCTACTCAGCTTCGGAGAGGCTATTGCTAAATCCGAAACATCGCCAGAGAAAGTATTTATGTTGCTAGATATGTTTAACGCAACTTTGGAACTTCAATCTGAG GTTGAGGTAGTCTTTCAGGGTGATGAATGTTCTGGAAACCGGAAATCTGCAATGAATTTGGTCAAATGTTTAGCACGAATGACCAAAAGGACTCTCGGTGAATTCAGAGACAACATTCTGAAGGACTCGCCTAAGAGTATGACTACTGACGGAGATGTGCATCCTCTTACCAGCTATGTTGGGAATTATATCAAATTTCTTTTTGA CTATCAGTCATCGCTAAAGTTGATCTTCCAAGAATCTAGCATTAGAGACGGAACAAATTCTCGTCTGGTGGCCGAAATCACTGGTCTTATACATGCCCTAGAGACCAATCTAGATGTAAAAGCAAAGCAATACAAGAATCATGCCCTGGGAAATCTGTTCTTAATGAATAACATCCACTACATTGTCAGGTGTATCTGCAG TTCAGAATTCAAAGATGTATTTGGTGATGATTGGATTCAAAGACACCGAAGGGTTGTGCAACAACATGCTACTCAGTATAGAAGAGTTACTTGGGGAAAG GCAGTGGAATGTCTCTCATCTCAAGGTCTAACTTCATCAGCAGGTTCTGCCACAGAAGTTGCTCCAGATAGTGTTGCAAATGTTAGATCTTTCAGCGGTACAACACCCAGATCTGTAATCAAGGCGAG ATTCAGGTCTTTCAACAAGCAATTTGAAGAGGTTTGTCAGACACAGATCAACTGGGCCATTCCCGACATAGAGTTACATGATAACCTTATCCTTATGATTGCCGAAATTCTGTTGCCTGCTTATAGATCTTTCCTGAAACGCTACAG GCCTTTTGTCGAGAACAGTCACAACGCTTCCAAATATATAAAGTACACTCCAGAAGCACTTGAGCAAGCACTTGGTAATCTATTTGTGAAGAAGCCACTAAGTGAACAGGGACACTGA
- the LOC100846050 gene encoding receptor-like kinase TMK3: MADPPPLLPPFLLFLAALVLCGTAGTASAATINPSDLSILHDLRRSLTNAADALPTWTATGTDPCVGWAHVSCDRDGRVNNLDLKNLGLTGTLPATFSGLAGLQGLSLQSNALSGPLPSFRGMAALQKAYLNGNAFASVPNDFFRGLADLVEISLDDNPLNASQGGWALPADLGDTSQQLRSLRLINCSLVGSVPGFLGNMSGLQELRLSYNKLSGPIPASFGAGSGIQTLWLNNQVGVKKLSGTLEVVAAMGSLQEAWLHGNEFSGPIPDGIGNCKQLKTFWANNNMLVGLVPASLATLPLLKDVRLDNNNLLGPAPVLKAGNFTFSGNEFCAEKPGGVCSSEVMALLQFLAQVGYPQKLVGSWSGNDPCKDWLGVTCSDGKVSVINLPGYGLNGTISDSLGNLTTVSDIRLDSNNLTGHVPDSLTNLKSLKKLDLSMNDLSGPLPAFRRDVNVVVTGNLNFNGTAPGAPPKDSPRPATPSVPGPQDHTVSPGNGTKSSATMLAIPIAVSVVVLVSLGAVVFYCKKRGSIRQPQAAASVVVHPRDNSDPDNLVKIVMANNDSFSAASSGNSSQAGDIHMIEARNFVIAVQVLRGATKNFSQDNVLGRGGFGVVYKGELHDGTMIAVKRMESAVISNKALDEFQAEIAILTKVRHRNLVSILGYSIEGNERLLVYEHMSNGALSKHLFQWKQLELEPLSWKKRLNIALDVARGMEYLHTLAQQCYIHRDLKSANILLGDDFRAKVSDFGLLKPAPDGNFSVATRLAGTFGYLAPEYAVTGKITTKADVFSFGVVLMELITGMTAIDERRIDEETRYLASWFCQIRKDEEKFRAAIDPSLVLTDEIFESISVIAELAGHCTSREPSQRPDMGHAVTVLVPMVEKWKPSNNEAEDYMGIDLHLPLLQMVKGWQDAEASMTDGSILSLEDSKGSIPARPAGFAESFTSADGR; this comes from the exons ATGGCCGACCCGCCGCCCCTTCTTCCGcctttcctcctcttcctcgcgGCGCTCGTCCTCTGCGGGACAGCGGGGACGGCGAGCGCGGCCACCATCAACCCTTCCGACCTCTCCATCCTCCACGACCTGCGCCGCTCCCTGACGAacgccgccgacgcgctccCGACATGGACGGCGACCGGCACCGACCCGTGCGTGGGGTGGGCTCACGTCTCCTGCGACCGCGACGGCCGCGTCAACAACCTCGACCTCAAAAACCTCGGCCTCACGGGCACCCTCCCGGCCACCTTCTCCGGCCTCGCGGGTCTCCAGGGGCTCAGCCTCCAGAGCAACGCCCTGTCGGGCCCGCTGCCGTCCTTCCGAGGGATGGCCGCGCTCCAGAAGGCGTACCTCAACGGGAACGCGTTCGCCTCCGTCCCAAACGACTTCTTCCGCGGGCTGGCGGACCTCGTCGAGATCTCTCTCGACGACAACCCGCTCAACGCGTCGCAGGGCGGGTGGGCGCTCCCGGCTGACCTCGGCGACACCTCGCAGCAGCTGCGGAGTCTGCGGCTCATCAATTGCAGCCTCGTTGGTTCGGTTCCGGGGTTTCTGGGGAACATGAGTGGGCTCCAGGAGCTCCGGCTGTCGTACAACAAACTCTCCGGGCCGATCCCGGCCAGCTTCGGCGCCGGGTCTGGCATACAGACGCTGTGGCTGAACAACCAGGTTGGGGTGAAGAAGCTCTCTGGCACGCTTGAAGTGGTGGCTGCCATGGGGAGCCTGCAGGAGGCGTGGCTGCACGGGAACGAGTTCTCCGGCCCGATCCCCGACGGCATTGGCAACTGCAAGCAGCTGAAAACATTCTGGGCGAACAACAACATGCTTGTCGGCCTCGTGCCGGCGAGCCTGGCCACACTGCCCCTGCTGAAGGATGTCAGGCTTGATAACAACAATCTCCTCGGCCCGGCTCCCGTGCTCAAGGCCGGCAACTTCACTTTCTCCGGGAACGAGTTTTGTGCGGAGAAGCCTGGCGGTGTGTGCTCGTCGGAGGTGATGGCATTGCTTCAGTTTCTCGCGCAGGTTGGTTACCCCCAGAAGCTGGTTGGTTCTTGGTCCGGGAATGATCCCTGCAAGGACTGGCTGGGCGTCACTTGCTCTGATGGGAAGGTGTCGGTGATCAATCTGCCTGGATATGGACTGAATGGCACGATCAGTGACAGTCTTGGGAATCTCACCACGGTCTCGGATATCAGACTTGACAGCAACAATCTCACTGGGCATGTGCCGGATAGCCTGACGAACCTCAAGTCCCTCAAGAAACTCGATTTGTCGATGAATGACTTGTCTGGGCCGCTGCCTGCGTTCAGACGGGATGTGAATGTGGTTGTGACCGGCAATCTCAACTTCAATGGGACGGCACCAGGTGCTCCTCCCAAGGATTCTCCTCGTCCGGCAACGCCCAGCGTGCCAGGACCACAAGACCATACTGTCAGTCCTGGAAATGGGACGAAGAGCTCGGCTACGATGTTGGCTATTCCGATTGCTGTCAGCGTGGTGGTTCTGGTGTCACTGGGTGCAGTGGTATTCTACTGCAAGAAAAGGGGTTCGATTCGGCAGCCACAGGCAGCAGCCTCCGTAGTCGTCCACCCCCGTGACAATTCTGACCCAGACAACTTGGTCAAGATTGTCATGGCAAACAATGACAGCTTCAGCGCTGCGTCAAGCGGGAACAGCAGTCAGGCTGGTGACATTCACATGATCGAGGCACGGAATTTTGTGATTGCCGTGCAGGTTCTTCGTGGTGCCACCAAGAACTTTTCCCAGGACAACGTGCTTGGCCGCGGTGGATTTGGTGTTGTTTACAAAGGGGAGCTTCATGATGGCACGATGATTGCTGTGAAGAGGATGGAGTCCGCGGTGATCAGCAACAAGGCCTTGGATGAGTTCCAAGCAGAGATCGCCATTCTAACCAAGGTCCGGCACCGCAACCTGGTGTCGATACTGGGGTATTCAATTGAAGGGAATGAAAGGCTGCTGGTCTATGAGCACATGTCTAATGGTGCTCTGAGCAAGCATCTGTTCCAGTGGAAACAGCTCGAGCTGGAGCCACTCTCGTGGAAGAAGAGGCTCAATATTGCCCTGGATGTTGCTCGTGGAATGGAGTATCTTCACACCCTGGCACAGCAGTGCTACATCCACAGAGATCTCAAGTCAGCAAATATTCTACTTGGTGATGATTTCCGAGCAAAGGTGTCCGACTTTGGGCTCCTTAAACCTGCACCGGACGGGAACTTCTCTGTGGCAACCAGACTTGCTGGGACTTTCGGATACTTGGCGCCCGAATATGCTG TGACTGGAAAAATCACGACAAAAGCAGATGTTTTCAGCTTTGGGGTAGTGCTGATGGAGCTGATAACCGGAATGACAGCAATTGATGAGAGACGTATCGATGAGGAAACCCGATACCTAGCCTCCTGGTTCTGTCAGATAAGGAAGGATGAAGAGAAATTCAGGGCAGCCATTGATCCTAGTCTGGTTCTCACTGATGAGATTTTTGAGAGCATCTCCGTAATCGCAGAGCTGGCTGGCCACTGCACATCCCGGGAACCCTCCCAGCGGCCAGACATGGGTCACGCCGTGACCGTGCTCGTCCCGATGGTGGAGAAGTGGAAACCGTCAAACAATGAGGCTGAGGACTACATGGGCATCGACCTGCACCTGCCGCTGCTCCAAATGGTGAAGGGTTGGCAGGATGCAGAGGCCAGCATGACTGACGGAAGCATCCTGAGCCTTGAAGACAGCAAGGGCAGCATCCCAGCTCGGCCCGCCGGGTTTGCAGAATCATTCACCTCTGCCGACGGCCGGTGA
- the LOC100846663 gene encoding exocyst complex component EXO70A1-like isoform X1, with amino-acid sequence MEREAVEAMLREKARRLLESISVSETARDEAAAAFASMDRRMAAVDEAMRPAQARTWSACKVHDNVVRSLRAAEAILKHLDDVHQAEPVILNGPSKGLTDYLYAVDKLRGVVSFFTSKRSCAAGDEALKNVDQLLSKAGVELEGEFSRVLSKCSKPVELEPLFNCLPSHSSAKDASEGQTNPGAACSLPTLVDPRYMSVVSKLVQKSAELGRHKQFMKIYRFKLLEAPNFLTYLKYIAPLFPDLRAHTIFLHSSRDIRSSTLELTLKQLGVEYVTTEEVQTMQVESLDAKVAHWIQCLQIAVKLLFPAERVLCDQIFEGQKGHCFAAATSKSLLTLLSFGEAIAKSETSPEKVFMLLDMFNATLELQSEVEVVFQGDECSGNRKSAMNLVKCLARMTKRTLGEFRDNILKDSPKSMTTDGDVHPLTSYVGNYIKFLFDYQSSLKLIFQESSIRDGTNSRLVAEITGLIHALETNLDVKAKQYKNHALGNLFLMNNIHYIVRCICSSEFKDVFGDDWIQRHRRVVQQHATQYRRVTWGKAVECLSSQGLTSSAGSATEVAPDSVANVRSFSGTTPRSVIKARFRSFNKQFEEVCQTQINWAIPDIELHDNLILMIAEILLPAYRSFLKRYRPFVENSHNASKYIKYTPEALEQALGNLFVKKPLSEQGH; translated from the exons ATGGAGCgagaggcggtggaggcgatGCTGCGGGAGAAGGCGAGGCGTCTGCTGGAGTCGATCAGCGTCAGCGAGACGGCCCgcgacgaggccgccgccgcgttcgCCTCCATGGACCGCCGCATggccgccgtcgacgaggcGATGCGCCCCGCCCAG GCGAGGACATGGAGCGCGTGCAAGGTGCATGACAACGTGGTCAGgagcctccgcgccgccgaggccaTCCTCAAGCACCTCGACGACGTCCACCAG GCCGAGCCCGTGATACTGAATGGACCGAGCAAAGGTCTTACCGACTATCTTTACGCGGTTGATAAACTGAGAGGCGTCGTGTCCTTCTTCACTTCAAAGAGGAGCTGTGCAGCTGGTGACGAAGCACTAAAAAATGTCGACCAATTGCTCTCTAAAGCAGGTGTTGAGTTGGAGGGTGAATTCAGCAGGGTGTTATCCAAATGCAG CAAACCTGTGGAGCTCGAGCCTCTTTTCAACTGTCTTCCAAGTCATTCATCAGCCAAAGATGCTTCTGAAGGTCAGACAAATCCGGGTGCAGCCTGCTCTCTTCCTACGCTCGTCGATCCACGTTACATGTCTGTGGTCTCAAAGTTAGTTCAGAAATCAGCTGAACTTGGCCGCCACAAACAGTTTATGAAAATATACAGGTTCAAGCTTCTAGAAGCTCCAAATTTTCTTACATACTTGAAGTATATTGCTCCTCTGTTTCCAGATTTGCGTGCTCATACTATTTTCCTGCATTCTTCCAGGGATATCCGTAGCTCGACTTTGGAACTTACCCTTAAGCAGTTGGGAGTTGAATATGTTACGACAGAAGAAGTACAGACAATGCAGGTTGAGAGCCTGGATGCTAAAGTTGCTCATTGGATCCAATGTTTGCAAATTGCG GTAAAGTTGCTTTTTCCTGCCGAACGCGTACTGTGTGATCAAATCTTTGAAGGACAGAAAGGCCATTGTTTTGCCGCAGCAACGTCCAAAAGCCTCTTGACTCTACTCAGCTTCGGAGAGGCTATTGCTAAATCCGAAACATCGCCAGAGAAAGTATTTATGTTGCTAGATATGTTTAACGCAACTTTGGAACTTCAATCTGAG GTTGAGGTAGTCTTTCAGGGTGATGAATGTTCTGGAAACCGGAAATCTGCAATGAATTTGGTCAAATGTTTAGCACGAATGACCAAAAGGACTCTCGGTGAATTCAGAGACAACATTCTGAAGGACTCGCCTAAGAGTATGACTACTGACGGAGATGTGCATCCTCTTACCAGCTATGTTGGGAATTATATCAAATTTCTTTTTGA CTATCAGTCATCGCTAAAGTTGATCTTCCAAGAATCTAGCATTAGAGACGGAACAAATTCTCGTCTGGTGGCCGAAATCACTGGTCTTATACATGCCCTAGAGACCAATCTAGATGTAAAAGCAAAGCAATACAAGAATCATGCCCTGGGAAATCTGTTCTTAATGAATAACATCCACTACATTGTCAGGTGTATCTGCAG TTCAGAATTCAAAGATGTATTTGGTGATGATTGGATTCAAAGACACCGAAGGGTTGTGCAACAACATGCTACTCAGTATAGAAGAGTTACTTGGGGAAAG GCAGTGGAATGTCTCTCATCTCAAGGTCTAACTTCATCAGCAGGTTCTGCCACAGAAGTTGCTCCAGATAGTGTTGCAAATGTTAGATCTTTCAGCGGTACAACACCCAGATCTGTAATCAAGGCGAG ATTCAGGTCTTTCAACAAGCAATTTGAAGAGGTTTGTCAGACACAGATCAACTGGGCCATTCCCGACATAGAGTTACATGATAACCTTATCCTTATGATTGCCGAAATTCTGTTGCCTGCTTATAGATCTTTCCTGAAACGCTACAG GCCTTTTGTCGAGAACAGTCACAACGCTTCCAAATATATAAAGTACACTCCAGAAGCACTTGAGCAAGCACTTGGTAATCTATTTGTGAAGAAGCCACTAAGTGAACAGGGACACTGA